In Christensenellaceae bacterium, the sequence CGGTTTTAAACACAAACTTTGCCACTATTGCAGCTATTGCCGCACCAATCAAGGGAGCTACTATAAACAGCCAAACCTGTTCTATTGCAGTGCCCATAGCAAGCAATGCAGGTCCAAAACTTCTGGCGGGGTTTACTGAGGTTCCGGTAATCATAATACCAAGCAAGTGAACAAGCACCAACGAAAGACCGATAATTACGCCCGCTTTTTTGCCTGCACCCTGTTTGCCTGTTGCGGCAAGAATCGTAAGCACAAACACAAAAGTCAAAACTATTTCAACAATAAGCGCTGCCCAGATAGCATCGCCGCCTGTTGCCCAACCATTTTGTCCAAGAGCAATTGCTCCTCCAGCTGCCGGATTAACCCCGACAAGCGCTGTTATACCATAAAGAAGCGCTGCTCCTGCAATGGCTCCGATAATTTGAGCGATTGAATAGAATACAAACTGAAGCCATGATATACGTTTAGTAATGGCCATACCCAAAGATACCGCCGGATTTACGTGACAGCCTGAAATAGGTCCTATCACATAAATCAATATCATCAGCACCAAACCAAACGCAAGAGCTGTCGTTACAATCCACGCGGCATTCCCTGCTCCGCCAAGTCCGGCAAATACTGCAACTCCACAACCAAACAATACAAGTAATGCTGTGCCCAAAAATTCTGCAAAAAGTTTTTTTAAGTCAAAAGCCTTTGTCATATTTTTCTATACCTCCTAAATTGTTATAATTTTAGCACTTTAAAATTTTTCTGGCAATCAAATTATATCATATTATTTGCAATTTTTGAACTTTTATGTATTTTTAAATCACAAAATTAAAAGAGGGCTAACCCTCTTTTTAAAAATCTATTTGACTCGGATGCTTTTTAAAAAAATCATATTTTTCAGGCAACGGTTCTATTTTGAGGGATTTAGCAAATTGATATATCGGCTCAAAAATATTTTTCCATTCAAACATAGTTTTATCAAGCCCCAGCCTGTCAGCAACATTTTCAGTGTTATCGCTCGTTATGGGATGCAAAAGCATTATACCGGTTTTTATTATAAATAATGCATCTATTATGGTCTGCTCCCGAAGCCTGATATCATTGTTGTTTCTGGCGTCAGTCATATTTTTTGACCACGCCTTATTGGCGTTTCTAAAATAGTCATTAAGCAAATTTACGATTTTATAAAACTCAAAATTCATCATGGCAATCTCATAGTTTATTATTGTCTTGAAACTCTCTTCCAACACGGCTCTGCTCACTTCACCCTTTGGCATAATGTTGCCGCAATATTCACCGATGCTATAAAATACTGAGCGCACGATACGGTTA encodes:
- a CDS encoding aquaporin yields the protein MTKAFDLKKLFAEFLGTALLVLFGCGVAVFAGLGGAGNAAWIVTTALAFGLVLMILIYVIGPISGCHVNPAVSLGMAITKRISWLQFVFYSIAQIIGAIAGAALLYGITALVGVNPAAGGAIALGQNGWATGGDAIWAALIVEIVLTFVFVLTILAATGKQGAGKKAGVIIGLSLVLVHLLGIMITGTSVNPARSFGPALLAMGTAIEQVWLFIVAPLIGAAIAAIVAKFVFKTEEAGEVKAVRAEETNAIETRPTKKQ